A portion of the Sporomusaceae bacterium FL31 genome contains these proteins:
- a CDS encoding membrane protein, with amino-acid sequence MLLVLLNGFFVVAEFSLVKVRKTRLEELLQQGNSRASLALKVLSSFDTYLGATQLGITLSSLALGWVGEPAVSALIEPLLLTYLPGVAWLHGTISIAFGFTLITFLHIVIGELVPKSLAIQRAENMALFSVWPLYIFHKIGYPIIVLFNHAARAILSFLGIKAATEADLAHSEEELRMIVSASHRGGVLNQMESELIDNVFDFADRLAREVMVPRQDMICLFADDSYEENIRVVRETHHTRYPLCLEDKDHVIGMIHLRDFMDIESCNTVEKDLRTIMREILVVPEGMSVAKLLQLMRRKRIHQAVVADEYGGTAGLVSLEDILEEIVGDIQDEHDELTETDIHRLSDGSYEFDGRVLLDDVVELLNIRLEEHEEDTIGGYIFGILGRRPEIGDSVNIGDYSFSVLKVNGFRIVRVKATPLPNLVGEVE; translated from the coding sequence ATGTTATTAGTGTTACTCAATGGCTTTTTCGTTGTTGCCGAATTTTCCTTAGTGAAAGTACGAAAAACTCGTCTGGAAGAACTTCTTCAACAAGGAAATAGTCGGGCATCCTTAGCATTAAAAGTTCTTTCATCTTTTGATACTTATCTTGGGGCAACTCAGCTAGGAATTACTCTGTCTTCATTGGCCTTAGGCTGGGTGGGGGAACCGGCTGTGTCAGCGCTCATTGAGCCTTTGCTGCTAACTTATTTGCCAGGGGTAGCCTGGCTTCACGGTACAATAAGCATTGCCTTTGGGTTTACACTGATTACTTTTTTGCATATTGTTATTGGTGAACTTGTGCCCAAATCACTGGCAATTCAGCGAGCTGAAAATATGGCATTATTTTCAGTTTGGCCTCTTTATATCTTTCACAAAATTGGCTATCCTATCATTGTACTCTTTAATCATGCAGCCCGGGCAATCTTATCATTCCTTGGCATCAAAGCTGCCACTGAAGCTGATTTAGCGCATTCGGAGGAAGAACTTCGAATGATCGTTAGCGCCAGCCACCGTGGTGGTGTTTTGAACCAGATGGAAAGTGAGCTGATTGATAATGTTTTTGACTTTGCTGATCGTTTGGCAAGAGAAGTCATGGTGCCTCGCCAAGATATGATCTGTCTGTTCGCTGATGATTCTTATGAGGAAAATATTCGTGTGGTAAGAGAGACCCATCACACACGCTACCCACTTTGTTTAGAAGACAAGGATCACGTTATTGGTATGATTCACTTGCGCGATTTCATGGATATTGAGTCTTGCAATACTGTTGAAAAAGATTTGCGGACCATCATGCGAGAAATACTCGTTGTTCCGGAAGGTATGTCTGTGGCCAAACTATTGCAGCTTATGCGGCGTAAGCGAATCCATCAGGCTGTTGTTGCTGATGAATATGGAGGAACAGCAGGTCTTGTTTCGCTGGAGGATATTCTTGAAGAGATTGTCGGGGATATTCAGGATGAGCACGACGAATTAACCGAAACTGATATTCACAGACTGAGTGACGGATCGTATGAATTCGATGGACGTGTGTTGCTTGATGATGTAGTTGAATTATTGAATATTCGCTTGGAGGAGCATGAAGAAGATACCATTGGTGGTTATATTTTCGGTATTTTAGGCAGGAGACCTGAGATTGGTGATAGCGTGAATATTGGAGATTACAGCTTTTCTGTTTTAAAAGTAAACGGTTTTCGCATTGTTCGAGTCAAAGCTACACCTCTACCTAATTTGGTTGGAGAAGTTGAGTAA
- the recO gene encoding DNA repair protein RecO, with product MAQYFTEAILLAVRNWGEADKMVTLLSRDYGKITAIAYGCRRPKNRLAGSIQVFSQVDLSMMSGHGLETIKQCDLKQSFRKVREDLTIMAYAAFVNELVVEFCPERQPEPHVYDLLVHTLLTITKRNPRLVALAAAWQLLALAGYQPNFACCVICGQELKDDAYFSSEKGGIVCSDCDHQELPGISVKVKEFIEALLYIDWENIQSFSVSGSILVQSERILTSYIACLLGKSLKSLEFIRQVSNLDH from the coding sequence ATGGCACAGTATTTTACAGAGGCCATCTTATTAGCAGTTCGTAACTGGGGAGAGGCTGATAAGATGGTTACTTTGCTTTCACGTGATTACGGCAAAATTACTGCAATTGCTTATGGTTGCCGTCGCCCTAAAAATAGATTAGCCGGATCGATACAGGTTTTTAGTCAGGTGGATTTATCGATGATGTCGGGGCATGGGCTAGAAACTATCAAACAATGTGACTTAAAGCAGTCTTTTCGTAAAGTTAGAGAAGATTTAACGATCATGGCTTATGCTGCGTTTGTCAATGAACTGGTTGTAGAATTTTGTCCGGAGCGGCAGCCAGAACCGCATGTCTATGATTTGTTAGTTCATACTTTATTAACAATAACGAAACGCAATCCCCGATTAGTTGCTCTGGCTGCCGCATGGCAGCTTTTGGCCTTGGCTGGTTATCAGCCTAATTTTGCATGTTGTGTTATTTGTGGACAAGAGTTAAAAGATGATGCTTATTTTAGCAGTGAAAAGGGTGGAATAGTTTGTTCTGACTGTGATCATCAAGAATTGCCAGGAATAAGTGTTAAAGTAAAGGAATTTATCGAAGCTTTATTGTATATTGATTGGGAAAACATTCAAAGTTTTTCTGTTAGTGGTTCCATTCTTGTGCAGAGTGAAAGAATATTAACAAGTTATATTGCTTGTCTGCTCGGAAAATCATTAAAATCATTGGAATTTATCAGGCAAGTATCAAACTTGGATCATTAA
- the glyQ gene encoding glycine--tRNA ligase alpha subunit, with protein MTFQEIILTLQNFWAEQKCILAQPYDVEKGAGTMNPATFLRALGPEPWNIAYVEPSRRPTDGRYGENPNRLFQHHQYQVIMKPSPSNIQELYLASLARLGIDPDKHDIRFVEDNWESPTLGAWGLGWEVWLDGMEITQFTYFQQVGSIDVKPVSVEITYGLERLAMYIQGKENVYDLEWVDGVSYGDVFHRNEVEQSHYNFEIADTELLFKLFDLYEKEAIRVVEQGFVMPAYDYVLKCSHTFNLLDARGAISVSERTAFIGRVRNMARLCAQAYLEQREKLGYPLLKGGK; from the coding sequence ATGACTTTTCAGGAGATCATTCTGACATTGCAAAATTTTTGGGCTGAGCAAAAATGTATTTTAGCACAGCCTTATGATGTGGAAAAGGGTGCCGGAACAATGAATCCAGCAACTTTTTTAAGGGCTTTAGGGCCAGAGCCTTGGAATATTGCTTATGTCGAACCATCACGAAGACCTACAGATGGGCGATATGGGGAGAATCCTAACCGTCTGTTTCAACACCATCAGTATCAGGTCATTATGAAGCCATCACCTTCAAACATTCAAGAATTATATTTAGCAAGTTTAGCACGCTTAGGAATTGATCCAGATAAACATGATATTCGCTTTGTTGAAGACAATTGGGAATCTCCTACTTTAGGCGCGTGGGGGCTTGGCTGGGAAGTCTGGCTTGATGGTATGGAAATTACTCAATTCACCTATTTTCAACAGGTCGGCAGTATTGATGTAAAACCTGTATCGGTAGAAATCACTTATGGCCTGGAACGTTTAGCCATGTATATTCAAGGGAAGGAAAACGTTTACGACTTAGAGTGGGTTGATGGTGTTAGTTACGGTGATGTATTCCACCGTAATGAAGTGGAACAATCCCACTATAATTTTGAAATAGCAGATACCGAGCTATTGTTTAAGTTGTTTGACCTGTATGAAAAAGAAGCCATTCGAGTGGTTGAGCAAGGATTTGTAATGCCCGCTTACGATTATGTTCTTAAATGTTCTCATACCTTTAATCTGCTGGATGCCCGTGGTGCAATTAGTGTGAGTGAGCGGACTGCTTTTATTGGAAGAGTACGCAATATGGCGCGTTTATGTGCCCAAGCTTATCTCGAACAAAGGGAAAAGCTTGGCTATCCGCTACTCAAGGGAGGTAAATAA
- the glyS gene encoding glycine--tRNA ligase beta subunit, which yields MPKDLLLEIGTEEIPARFMPNVLAQFESIAIEKFAELRIGHGEVRAVGTPRRLALIVRDLAQEQTDRKSENKGPSVKIAFDETGAPTKASQGFAKGQGVDVSQLVVKDGYVYALVHEAGQAVQQLLPSILPDIIQSINFPKNMRWGNLDLRFVRPIRWLIALFGTDLIPFTIAEVSTSNFTYGHRFLSKGKIVISSVNDYFDKLAENHVMVDQEVRRQVIREQIEKLALSQGGIANIDEDLLEEVIYLVEYPTALCGRFEDKYLTLPPEAVITPMREHQRYFPVVSKEGKLLPVFITVRNGGSDYIDIVRHGNERVLRARLADAQFFFEEDRKIPLEQRLEKLKAIVFQDGLGSLHDKTLRLEGLAKIIAAEANLDHALLPAIERSAKLAKADLVTGMVYEFSELQGIMGREYALLSGESAEVATAIFEHYLPRFSGDQLPQSSAGRMVSIADKIDNIVATFSRGLIPTGSQDPYALRRQALGIVNILIQAQYHISLEKVVNHAMDLIGITEHERRDKLQQDIQEFFRLRIKNVLADENVRYDIIDSVLAAGHDDIYDTWLRAKAVAQECGSVAMQKTIHAFTRVANLAKNAVADQINEKLMSTEAETDLYKAYVMAQNEVSQHMAKRNFNAVLAAIAALSVPIDAFFGSVMVMVEDVDIRNNRLALLKSIASLTADIADFSKIVV from the coding sequence ATGCCTAAAGATTTGTTGCTAGAAATTGGCACAGAAGAAATCCCAGCCCGCTTTATGCCTAATGTGCTTGCTCAATTTGAAAGCATTGCGATAGAGAAATTTGCTGAACTCCGGATTGGGCACGGTGAAGTTAGAGCTGTTGGAACACCTAGAAGACTAGCGTTAATTGTGCGTGATTTGGCACAAGAGCAAACTGACCGGAAAAGCGAAAATAAGGGACCTTCGGTAAAAATAGCTTTTGACGAAACTGGAGCTCCTACTAAGGCGTCCCAAGGGTTTGCAAAAGGACAAGGGGTAGATGTCTCGCAGCTTGTTGTGAAAGATGGCTATGTTTATGCGCTTGTGCATGAGGCAGGTCAGGCTGTACAGCAACTATTGCCTTCAATTTTACCAGATATCATTCAATCCATTAACTTTCCAAAAAATATGCGGTGGGGTAACTTGGATTTGCGGTTTGTCAGACCGATCAGATGGCTTATTGCTTTATTCGGTACAGATTTAATACCATTTACCATCGCTGAAGTTTCAACAAGTAATTTTACATACGGACACCGGTTTTTGAGTAAAGGAAAGATTGTCATCAGTTCTGTTAATGATTACTTTGATAAATTAGCGGAAAACCATGTCATGGTTGATCAAGAAGTACGCCGTCAAGTTATTCGTGAACAGATCGAGAAACTTGCACTAAGCCAGGGTGGTATTGCTAATATCGACGAAGATCTTTTAGAAGAAGTTATCTATTTGGTAGAATATCCTACAGCATTGTGTGGTAGATTTGAAGATAAATATTTAACTTTGCCTCCTGAGGCTGTCATTACGCCAATGCGCGAGCATCAACGTTACTTTCCGGTAGTATCAAAAGAAGGAAAGCTACTGCCTGTGTTCATTACAGTTCGTAATGGGGGATCAGACTACATTGATATCGTTCGTCATGGCAATGAAAGAGTATTGCGAGCCAGATTGGCTGATGCACAATTTTTCTTTGAGGAAGATCGTAAGATACCTTTAGAACAACGCTTGGAAAAATTGAAAGCAATTGTTTTCCAAGACGGTCTAGGCAGTTTACATGATAAAACTTTGCGTTTGGAAGGATTAGCTAAAATCATTGCAGCCGAGGCCAACTTGGATCATGCCTTATTACCGGCAATCGAGCGTAGTGCTAAACTTGCAAAAGCTGATCTAGTGACTGGAATGGTGTATGAGTTTTCCGAACTTCAAGGAATTATGGGAAGAGAGTATGCTCTGCTAAGTGGCGAATCAGCTGAAGTCGCAACAGCAATCTTTGAGCATTACTTACCGCGGTTTTCCGGTGATCAGCTGCCGCAGTCTTCCGCAGGTCGAATGGTAAGCATTGCAGATAAGATTGATAATATTGTTGCAACATTTAGTCGTGGACTCATCCCTACTGGTTCTCAGGATCCTTATGCGTTAAGAAGGCAGGCTTTAGGCATTGTTAATATTCTGATTCAGGCTCAATATCATATATCGTTAGAAAAAGTCGTTAATCATGCTATGGACCTGATTGGAATAACCGAGCACGAGCGGCGTGATAAACTACAACAAGATATTCAGGAGTTCTTCCGGTTACGAATTAAGAATGTCTTGGCGGATGAAAATGTACGTTATGATATTATCGATTCAGTACTTGCCGCTGGGCATGATGATATCTATGATACTTGGCTGCGTGCTAAGGCTGTTGCTCAAGAGTGCGGAAGTGTAGCTATGCAAAAAACGATTCACGCATTTACCCGTGTAGCCAATTTAGCGAAAAATGCGGTTGCAGATCAGATTAATGAGAAACTGATGTCCACTGAAGCGGAAACTGATCTCTATAAAGCCTATGTGATGGCTCAAAATGAAGTTAGTCAGCATATGGCTAAACGTAATTTTAATGCTGTCCTAGCCGCAATAGCTGCACTGTCAGTACCTATTGATGCTTTTTTTGGAAGTGTCATGGTTATGGTAGAAGATGTTGATATAAGAAATAATCGTCTTGCATTGCTAAAATCTATTGCCAGCTTAACTGCAGATATAGCGGATTTCAGCAAAATTGTTGTCTAA
- the lptD_1 gene encoding LPS-assembly protein LptD — translation MKLKILFITTLLLVILTATVAAKPIITADSTYFDINTGQYILSGNVHIEVGSRVITAGNAKVSMISKEVWGSDGVTVTQGDIYFTGNTVYVNGNQNTAQIDGGVSFSRNGLQISANNVEYNWRTKLATFNGNVQVTQDGSTWTTSTLSYDLRTNTIL, via the coding sequence ATGAAACTCAAAATCTTATTCATCACAACCCTCCTACTTGTCATATTGACTGCGACAGTTGCGGCTAAGCCGATAATCACTGCAGATAGTACATATTTTGATATCAATACTGGACAATACATTCTCAGTGGCAACGTGCACATTGAAGTTGGCAGTCGAGTTATCACAGCTGGCAATGCCAAAGTAAGTATGATTTCCAAGGAAGTATGGGGATCAGATGGCGTTACTGTCACTCAAGGTGATATTTACTTCACAGGCAATACTGTCTATGTCAACGGAAATCAAAATACTGCTCAAATTGATGGAGGCGTTAGCTTCTCCAGGAATGGCCTCCAAATTTCAGCCAATAATGTCGAATACAACTGGCGCACCAAACTTGCTACTTTTAATGGCAATGTTCAAGTAACTCAAGATGGAAGCACTTGGACTACAAGCACTTTAAGCTATGATCTTCGTACAAATACTATTTTATAA
- a CDS encoding deoxyguanosinetriphosphate triphosphohydrolase-like protein encodes MNVRERIEALEYKIMSPYASKSREAVRDKEEEACKFRTSFQRDRDRIIHSKAFRRLKHKTQVYISPGDHYRMRMTHSLEVAQISRTIARGLMLNEDLTEAIALGHDVGHTPFGHSGEYALREILGHYNHNEQSLRIVEYLERNGAGLNLTLEVKDGIVNHTGSNKPFTLEGSIVRIGDRIAYLCHDYDDGIRAGMLKPADLPQKVVSVLGSKPSDMITVMVSDMITASDGKKQIQLSAEVKQAMDELREFMFEKIYHSVDLEPDRKKAAYVIHKLYDYFMVNPGALPQEFLDREDRWGLQTTVIDYIAGLTDLFAINIFEKLFIPSKWINAK; translated from the coding sequence ATGAATGTACGAGAACGCATTGAAGCACTAGAGTATAAGATCATGTCTCCGTATGCAAGCAAAAGTAGAGAAGCTGTACGGGATAAGGAAGAGGAAGCGTGTAAGTTTAGAACTTCTTTTCAGCGTGATCGTGACCGCATTATTCACAGTAAGGCATTTCGGCGACTTAAGCATAAAACCCAAGTGTATATATCACCTGGTGATCATTATCGGATGAGAATGACCCACAGTCTTGAAGTCGCTCAAATTTCACGCACAATTGCTCGTGGCCTTATGCTTAATGAAGACTTAACTGAAGCGATTGCTCTAGGACATGATGTTGGACATACGCCGTTTGGGCATTCAGGTGAATACGCTTTACGAGAAATCCTCGGTCACTATAATCACAATGAGCAAAGCTTAAGAATTGTGGAGTATTTAGAGCGAAATGGTGCTGGTCTTAATTTGACCTTGGAAGTAAAAGATGGTATCGTGAATCATACAGGATCCAACAAGCCTTTTACTTTGGAAGGAAGCATTGTGCGAATTGGTGACAGAATTGCTTACTTATGTCATGATTATGATGATGGGATACGGGCAGGTATGTTAAAGCCAGCAGATTTGCCGCAGAAGGTGGTCTCTGTTTTAGGCAGCAAGCCTTCTGATATGATTACAGTAATGGTTTCGGACATGATTACTGCTTCGGATGGCAAGAAACAAATACAACTATCTGCTGAAGTCAAACAGGCAATGGATGAACTCCGGGAGTTTATGTTTGAGAAAATATATCATTCTGTTGATTTAGAACCTGATCGAAAAAAGGCGGCCTATGTAATCCATAAACTCTATGACTATTTTATGGTTAATCCTGGCGCTTTGCCGCAAGAATTCTTGGATCGTGAAGACCGGTGGGGCTTACAGACTACTGTCATTGATTATATAGCAGGACTAACAGATTTATTTGCAATCAATATATTTGAGAAATTATTTATTCCTTCGAAGTGGATCAATGCTAAATAA
- the dnaG gene encoding DNA primase, with protein sequence MKDMAYDDFIEKLRSQSDIVSIISDYVPLKKKGKNYWGCCPFHQEKSPSFSVTPDKGFFYCFGCQTGGNVFNFLMKIENVVFIDAVKILARKMNIPLPQKEKSAQEIARDKELAKLWRANEMAREFFHACLTKTSYGKPAREYLLRRGVTDEVIQNFKIGFAPQSWDKLSTAFLERGVEAEILLKAGLAVERTSGSGVFDRFRNRIIFPICDLRGRVTGFGGRVLDDSQPKYLNTPETPVFNKRNMLFGFDSAQKFIRECGSVLVVEGYMDVITARIFGINNIVASLGTAFTADQAKQLMRYTDEIVFAYDSDAAGQLATIRALSIVRNLGASVKIVSIPDGKDPDGFITKHGADAFKKLIEEAAPLLDYQVKQALMGIDYSNLEGKVAVVSKVVPALADADNAVEVNAHIAQISQSLGIDESAIRSEVSKYLDQSQKDKNVKMGKTIKMLTLSKNIDSAVIQAQRHIIRLIWEDDTIIPYVQAQLSIEEIQNDQHREIIKMLFDAYNMEKNIQNFMLSMTMNEAANTELSHILLIDIQHADVSKQIDDCIKTIRVSSLGHLYEQHRLRADELQRMGDSRFLQELAESQRIKHEISKLHYS encoded by the coding sequence ATGAAAGATATGGCTTATGATGATTTTATTGAAAAATTGCGCTCACAAAGCGATATCGTAAGCATTATTTCGGACTATGTCCCTTTGAAAAAAAAGGGGAAAAACTATTGGGGCTGCTGCCCCTTTCATCAGGAAAAATCACCATCGTTTTCGGTAACTCCAGATAAGGGTTTTTTTTATTGTTTTGGTTGCCAGACCGGAGGAAACGTTTTTAATTTTTTAATGAAAATTGAAAACGTTGTATTTATTGACGCAGTAAAGATATTGGCGCGGAAGATGAATATTCCTTTACCACAAAAAGAAAAATCGGCACAAGAAATTGCTAGGGATAAGGAACTTGCAAAACTTTGGCGAGCCAATGAAATGGCAAGAGAGTTTTTTCATGCCTGCTTAACGAAAACAAGTTACGGGAAACCAGCCCGAGAATATTTACTGCGACGTGGAGTCACTGATGAAGTCATTCAAAATTTCAAGATAGGTTTTGCTCCTCAGTCCTGGGATAAGTTATCAACTGCTTTCCTGGAAAGAGGTGTTGAAGCCGAGATCCTTTTGAAAGCTGGCTTAGCTGTTGAACGCACATCAGGCTCTGGCGTATTTGATCGGTTTAGGAATCGGATTATTTTCCCGATATGTGATTTGCGGGGCAGAGTGACTGGTTTTGGCGGCAGGGTTCTTGATGATAGTCAGCCCAAATATTTAAATACACCTGAAACGCCAGTTTTTAATAAACGGAATATGCTATTTGGCTTTGATAGTGCGCAAAAATTTATTCGCGAATGTGGGAGCGTTCTTGTTGTAGAAGGATATATGGATGTCATTACGGCTCGTATTTTTGGGATAAATAATATTGTAGCTTCACTTGGTACCGCCTTTACTGCGGATCAGGCTAAGCAATTGATGCGGTATACTGATGAAATAGTTTTCGCTTATGATAGTGATGCTGCCGGGCAATTGGCAACAATACGAGCGTTATCAATTGTACGCAATCTTGGTGCTTCCGTGAAAATAGTCTCTATACCTGATGGCAAGGATCCGGATGGTTTTATAACAAAACATGGTGCTGATGCTTTCAAAAAGTTAATTGAGGAAGCTGCTCCGCTATTAGATTATCAGGTTAAACAGGCTTTGATGGGAATTGATTATTCAAATCTGGAGGGCAAGGTTGCGGTTGTCTCTAAGGTTGTACCCGCTTTAGCTGATGCTGATAATGCTGTTGAAGTAAATGCGCACATTGCTCAAATATCTCAAAGTCTAGGAATTGATGAAAGTGCGATAAGAAGTGAAGTTAGCAAGTATTTAGATCAATCCCAAAAGGATAAAAATGTAAAAATGGGGAAAACTATTAAAATGCTGACATTATCAAAGAATATAGATAGTGCAGTGATACAGGCCCAACGACACATTATCCGGTTAATTTGGGAAGATGATACTATTATACCATATGTTCAAGCTCAATTAAGCATAGAAGAAATTCAAAATGATCAGCATCGTGAGATAATTAAAATGCTATTTGATGCGTATAATATGGAAAAAAACATTCAGAACTTCATGTTGTCGATGACAATGAATGAAGCAGCAAATACCGAGTTGTCGCATATTTTGTTAATAGACATACAGCATGCTGATGTTTCAAAGCAAATAGACGATTGCATAAAAACAATTAGGGTATCTAGTTTAGGTCATTTGTATGAACAACATCGCCTGCGGGCAGATGAATTACAACGCATGGGGGATAGTCGCTTTCTGCAGGAATTAGCGGAAAGTCAGCGAATAAAACATGAAATTAGCAAATTACACTATTCATAA
- the sigA gene encoding RNA polymerase sigma factor SigA: MTEKKNISNDNVDKLLSKGKKRGGVITYGEIMDTLQGEDLSPDEIDDMYEVFSSKGIEIVDEIPDVETLDDPDISDMEEVAPEEVDIDLSIPEGISIDDPVRMYLKEIGRVPLLTADEEIQLAKRMENGDEEAKRRLAEANLRLVVSIAKRYVGRGMLFLDLIQEGNLGLIKAVEKFDYNKGYKFSTYATWWIRQAITRAIADQARTIRIPVHMVETINKLIRVSRQLLQELGREPVPEEIAREMDISVDRVREIMKIAQEPVSLETPIGEEEDSHLGDFIEDQDAPAPAEAASFMLLKEQLEEVLETLTPREEKVLRLRFGLDDGRARTLEEVGQHFGVTRERIRQIEAKALRKLRHPSRSKKLKDFLE, encoded by the coding sequence ATGACTGAGAAAAAAAATATCTCGAATGATAATGTAGATAAATTGTTAAGTAAAGGTAAAAAGCGTGGCGGCGTAATTACCTATGGTGAAATCATGGACACTCTCCAAGGCGAAGATTTATCTCCTGATGAAATAGATGATATGTATGAAGTGTTCTCAAGCAAAGGTATTGAAATAGTGGATGAAATTCCTGACGTAGAGACTCTTGATGACCCGGATATTTCTGATATGGAAGAGGTCGCTCCAGAAGAAGTAGATATTGATTTATCTATTCCTGAAGGAATTAGCATTGATGATCCGGTACGTATGTATCTGAAAGAGATCGGCCGTGTTCCGCTTCTTACTGCCGACGAAGAAATTCAATTGGCAAAAAGAATGGAAAACGGGGATGAAGAAGCAAAAAGACGATTGGCCGAAGCTAATTTACGTTTGGTTGTCAGCATTGCTAAAAGATATGTCGGTCGTGGTATGTTGTTCCTGGATTTAATTCAAGAAGGCAACCTGGGATTAATTAAAGCTGTTGAAAAATTCGATTATAATAAAGGGTATAAATTTAGTACCTATGCTACATGGTGGATTCGTCAGGCTATAACGAGAGCTATTGCCGATCAGGCTCGTACTATTCGTATTCCTGTGCACATGGTTGAGACGATCAATAAGCTTATTCGTGTATCACGCCAATTGTTGCAGGAACTAGGTCGTGAGCCTGTGCCTGAAGAAATTGCCCGTGAGATGGATATCAGTGTAGACCGAGTACGCGAAATCATGAAAATTGCGCAAGAGCCAGTATCTTTGGAGACGCCCATAGGCGAGGAAGAAGATTCTCATCTAGGTGACTTCATTGAGGATCAAGATGCACCGGCTCCAGCTGAAGCAGCTTCTTTTATGCTTTTGAAGGAACAACTGGAAGAAGTGTTAGAAACCCTTACGCCGCGTGAAGAAAAAGTATTGAGACTTCGCTTTGGACTTGATGATGGGCGGGCGAGGACGCTTGAAGAAGTTGGTCAACATTTTGGTGTTACTCGAGAACGTATTCGTCAAATTGAAGCCAAAGCACTAAGGAAGTTACGTCATCCAAGCAGAAGTAAAAAACTTAAAGATTTCTTAGAATAG
- a CDS encoding SAM-dependent methyltransferase: MKVASFVPKSARVADIGTDHAYLPIYLVSEEIIASAVAGEVNKGPYQAAEEALKQHGYADRISLRMGNGLEILSPYEVDVVTIAGMGGATIADILARFPEVTASLSKIIMQPMNAAALIRQWLLANHWMIADEALVKEDGRLYEIITAVQGEQVIPEQILYDIGPIIWSKRLPFLAEHLQNLMDQSKRVLSEMDASPSARVSPKYSYHTQKIKDLELKISCL, from the coding sequence ATGAAAGTTGCCTCATTTGTGCCTAAGAGTGCAAGAGTGGCTGATATTGGCACTGATCATGCCTATTTACCGATATATTTAGTCAGTGAGGAAATTATTGCTTCTGCAGTTGCGGGGGAAGTCAATAAAGGTCCGTATCAGGCTGCGGAAGAAGCCCTTAAACAGCACGGGTATGCTGATAGAATATCGCTACGAATGGGGAACGGATTAGAAATTCTCAGCCCTTATGAGGTTGATGTTGTAACAATAGCAGGGATGGGTGGTGCAACGATTGCGGATATATTAGCAAGGTTTCCTGAGGTAACTGCTTCGCTTAGTAAAATTATCATGCAGCCCATGAATGCGGCAGCGTTAATCCGACAGTGGTTGTTGGCAAATCATTGGATGATTGCGGATGAGGCACTAGTAAAGGAAGATGGTCGGTTATATGAAATTATCACAGCAGTACAAGGTGAGCAAGTTATTCCTGAACAGATACTCTATGATATTGGACCGATTATATGGTCAAAGCGGTTGCCTTTTCTGGCAGAGCACCTTCAAAATTTGATGGATCAATCCAAACGTGTGCTAAGTGAAATGGATGCTAGTCCGAGTGCACGCGTTTCTCCGAAATATTCGTATCACACTCAAAAGATTAAGGATTTGGAGTTGAAAATATCATGCCTGTAA